ATAAAGGTACTGAATAACCTTTACAACAAAAACACATGATGAAACTCTTAATTCAAGTAGTACACTGGATCGTATATGCGTATTATGTTTATCTTTTTGGCTATGCCAGCCTGTTCAAAGTTTTTCAGAAAGAAAGTATGATGATCAGTATGGACTCTCTCGGGTTTAACAAAACCTGGACGCTGCTGATTGGTTATGGAGAACTTCTGGGTGTGGTTGGATTATTGGTAGGCCTGTGGTTCCATGAAGTTAAAAACATAGCAGTTCTATGGCTTTTCCCGTTTGCCGTTGGGGCTTTGATGGTGCACTTTGCTCACCATGAGTATGAGCATTATTACGCAGCGCTTTTTGGCTGTTTTTCGTCATTAATCCTGCTGGCTACTGACAAGTATTTTAAAATAGCCCTATAAGCTGTTCTTTATCAGAGTTGGCAGTTATCGCTGAACTGTCAACTCTGCCTAAGTTCCCATCTTTGTCCCGATAATTACCCTCCTATGCAGAGCTACCCACGGTAATTACTTTCCCCTGCCATTGTCCGCTAATCCTTTCTGATATAATGAGCTCTTCACCTGAAACCGAGGCTTCGGTAACAAGACCTCCGTGTTTGTCCCAGAATGCGCTTTGCCCTCCTGAAGGACTCCCCCAGGAGGCGCCTCCAAAATTCGACATCAAAACAGGCATCTGGTAACCGGAGGCATATTCACTTAATAGTCTGTGCGCACCAGCAATACCTCCCGGCGAATAAAATATACTGGCTATATAAAAGCTTGCATTTTTTTTCGCTGCTTTCTCAGGATGCTTTCTGTTTTCGATGTCTGCACATATTGCCAAACGAATGGTTTCCCCTTCAAGGGATATAACAGGATCATGATCAAAACTTGAAGCAAAAAACTCATCTTCTCCCTCGTGTAAGAATTGCTTGGTATATAAGGCTAATTGGCCGTCAGGCAAAATGACAAATGATCCTATAAACAACAAGCCATGGGTATATACCGGAGCCCCTGCTATTATGATCATATGGTGCTGTTGTGAAAGCTGGCGTAGTTTATCCAGCCTGCTATCGTCAGGAGTGAAGCTGTATTTATGAGCCAGCTCTCTTTCGTATCCGGTAATTGAAAGTTCGGGAAAAGCAATGAGCTGTACACCATGTTCAGATGCTTCCCTTATCAATTCGTAGTGCCGTTCTAGGTTGGCAGGTATGTCCCCTCTCACGGGTACCGTTTGTGCCGCTGCTATGATCATGATTGAGTGGTTTGTATTTCGGGCGAAATAAAACATTATTTCGGATCAGGAAACCACAAGAGTCAAAATTTATTTTTCAGGAGGAAGTTATCTGGCTTCTACCATAAGCATCACCTCTTCCGGTGGCATGTACAGCCTTCTTATTTTACTTTTATATCTTTCGGGAAGATCAGCATGGTTTAATATATAATTTTTGGTTTCGATTATCCTCCCGGCAAGACCGTGTTGAATAGCATACGTGTCTGCCACACGTTCCGCTCCTATGAGATATGCTTTACTTAGTATGTAGCCGAAACCAAACTTGAGTAATGAGAAGAAGCTCCTGTCTTTATAATCCATT
This region of Fulvivirga ulvae genomic DNA includes:
- a CDS encoding carbon-nitrogen hydrolase family protein, with product MIIAAAQTVPVRGDIPANLERHYELIREASEHGVQLIAFPELSITGYERELAHKYSFTPDDSRLDKLRQLSQQHHMIIIAGAPVYTHGLLFIGSFVILPDGQLALYTKQFLHEGEDEFFASSFDHDPVISLEGETIRLAICADIENRKHPEKAAKKNASFYIASIFYSPGGIAGAHRLLSEYASGYQMPVLMSNFGGASWGSPSGGQSAFWDKHGGLVTEASVSGEELIISERISGQWQGKVITVGSSA
- a CDS encoding DoxX family protein, which codes for MMKLLIQVVHWIVYAYYVYLFGYASLFKVFQKESMMISMDSLGFNKTWTLLIGYGELLGVVGLLVGLWFHEVKNIAVLWLFPFAVGALMVHFAHHEYEHYYAALFGCFSSLILLATDKYFKIAL